From a region of the Halolamina sp. CBA1230 genome:
- a CDS encoding ABC transporter ATP-binding protein, with protein MSDDDVVLSVRNLQTVFRTDRETIRAVDGIDFDVRKGETVGIVGESGSGKSVTARSIMGLIESPGEVLPGSSIEFNGEELTEYSEKQYQQVRGSGIGMVFQDPQKSLNPVYTIGNQIREALEVNQGITGEEAREEAIRLLERVAIPDAPRRLNEYPHEFSGGMRQRAVIAMMLACDPEFLICDEPTTALDVTIQAQILELLQDLQEERGLSILFITHDMGVIAEICDRVNVMYASEFVEKAPVEELFANPRHPYTQGLLGAIPGKQGPGDQLRTIEGDVPTPNEEATYCRFAPRCPEAFDACEAVAPQHVSVGDNEEHTAACLLYPDGEPEERRVERHRELAAGDGGENE; from the coding sequence ATGTCCGACGACGACGTGGTGCTCTCGGTCCGGAACCTCCAGACCGTGTTCCGTACCGACCGCGAGACGATCAGGGCCGTCGACGGTATCGACTTCGACGTCCGGAAGGGCGAGACGGTCGGCATCGTCGGCGAGTCCGGCTCCGGCAAGTCGGTGACCGCCCGCTCGATCATGGGGCTCATCGAAAGCCCCGGCGAGGTGCTGCCCGGCTCGTCGATCGAGTTCAACGGCGAGGAGCTGACCGAGTACAGCGAGAAACAGTACCAACAGGTGCGGGGCAGCGGCATCGGGATGGTGTTCCAGGACCCCCAGAAGTCGCTCAACCCCGTCTACACGATCGGGAACCAGATCAGGGAGGCCTTGGAAGTGAACCAGGGTATCACCGGGGAGGAGGCCCGCGAGGAGGCGATCAGGCTGCTCGAACGGGTCGCCATCCCCGACGCCCCGCGCCGGCTGAACGAGTACCCACACGAGTTCTCGGGCGGGATGCGCCAGCGCGCGGTGATTGCGATGATGCTCGCCTGCGACCCCGAGTTCCTCATCTGCGACGAGCCGACGACCGCGCTCGACGTGACGATCCAGGCCCAGATCCTCGAACTGCTGCAGGATCTCCAGGAGGAGCGAGGGCTCTCCATCCTGTTCATCACCCACGACATGGGCGTGATCGCGGAGATCTGCGACCGCGTCAACGTGATGTACGCCAGCGAGTTCGTCGAGAAGGCGCCGGTGGAGGAGCTGTTCGCGAACCCGCGCCACCCCTACACGCAGGGGCTGCTGGGGGCGATCCCCGGCAAACAGGGCCCCGGCGACCAGCTCCGGACGATCGAGGGCGACGTGCCGACGCCGAACGAGGAGGCGACATACTGTCGCTTCGCGCCGCGGTGTCCCGAGGCGTTCGACGCCTGCGAGGCGGTCGCTCCCCAGCACGTGAGCGTGGGCGACAACGAGGAGCACACCGCGGCCTGTCTGCTGTACCCCGACGGCGAGCCCGAGGAACGGCGCGTGGAGCGCCACCGGGAGCTCGCCGCGGGCGACGGAGGTGAGAACGAATGA
- a CDS encoding ABC transporter permease, with protein MSTNTASESDSGPVFEYDDRPIWSRVVDDPGPAMRWLAVAGALIAVELGAFIGAILTVLDAAFIGVTALFDVLFGLVGLGGLATGVVNFQSSVSGAITGVRDAAESLPTLLSRETIPNQGHMTGPDGPWVDTFLGLEPALAWAIRVLLIVAYSLFAFYWLFQGWLVFRDNYRQADWTPSDDVVDRLRGHRWGQFGIFVLALFLIMALFGPALGPTTVAGNIQSPYSNEIQHFDEEAGEVVTITAGAANFDSKSKGAGDQNVGPMTYDKFERFHPFGTLPNGRDLFTFMMGGARITLIVAGIAIGLSSLIAGSLAMVSAYYTGVVDLSILTTADGIVSVPRLLLLIMISAVFANHWIANVLDGGFLLALIFGFTGWPFLWRAVRGPALQVAQEEWVDAAESFGQGSRTIMRKHMFPYITGYLLVYASMSTGGIIVGLAALSFLGNGLGITPPTPAWGRAVSLGQTYVAGPSWHISFIPGAMIVVLVTGLNALGDGIRDAIDPESQSDEGEEAAAGGGA; from the coding sequence ATGAGCACGAACACTGCCTCGGAGTCCGACTCCGGTCCGGTGTTCGAGTACGACGACCGGCCGATATGGTCACGGGTCGTCGACGATCCCGGACCAGCGATGCGCTGGCTCGCGGTCGCGGGCGCGCTGATCGCCGTCGAACTCGGCGCGTTCATCGGCGCGATCCTGACGGTGCTGGACGCGGCGTTCATCGGCGTGACCGCACTGTTCGACGTGCTGTTCGGCCTCGTCGGGCTGGGCGGGCTGGCAACCGGCGTCGTCAACTTCCAGTCCAGCGTCTCCGGCGCGATAACGGGGGTCCGCGACGCCGCGGAGAGCCTCCCGACGCTGCTGAGCCGGGAGACGATACCGAACCAGGGCCACATGACCGGCCCCGACGGGCCGTGGGTGGACACGTTCCTCGGCCTGGAGCCGGCGCTGGCGTGGGCGATCCGCGTGCTGCTCATCGTCGCGTACTCGCTGTTCGCGTTCTACTGGCTGTTCCAGGGCTGGCTCGTCTTCCGTGACAACTACCGCCAGGCCGACTGGACGCCCTCCGACGACGTCGTCGACCGGCTCCGCGGCCACCGCTGGGGGCAGTTCGGCATCTTCGTGCTCGCGCTGTTCCTGATCATGGCGCTGTTCGGCCCGGCGCTGGGCCCGACGACGGTCGCGGGCAACATCCAGTCGCCGTACAGCAACGAGATCCAACACTTCGACGAGGAGGCCGGCGAGGTCGTGACGATCACCGCCGGCGCCGCCAACTTCGACTCGAAGTCCAAGGGCGCCGGCGATCAGAACGTCGGCCCGATGACGTACGACAAGTTCGAGCGATTCCACCCGTTCGGCACCCTACCGAACGGCCGTGACCTGTTCACGTTCATGATGGGCGGAGCCAGGATCACGCTGATCGTCGCCGGCATCGCGATCGGACTGAGCTCGCTGATCGCCGGCTCGCTGGCGATGGTGTCGGCGTACTACACGGGGGTGGTCGACCTGAGCATCCTCACGACCGCCGACGGGATCGTCTCCGTCCCACGGCTCCTGTTGCTGATCATGATCAGTGCGGTGTTCGCGAACCACTGGATCGCGAACGTGCTCGACGGGGGGTTCCTGTTGGCGTTGATCTTCGGGTTCACTGGCTGGCCGTTCCTCTGGCGGGCAGTGCGTGGCCCGGCGCTACAGGTCGCCCAGGAGGAGTGGGTCGACGCCGCCGAGAGCTTCGGACAGGGGTCGCGGACGATCATGCGTAAACACATGTTCCCCTACATCACTGGCTATCTACTCGTGTACGCGTCGATGTCTACCGGCGGGATCATCGTCGGGCTCGCCGCGCTCTCCTTCCTCGGTAACGGGCTGGGGATCACCCCGCCGACTCCGGCGTGGGGGCGTGCCGTGTCGCTCGGCCAGACGTACGTGGCCGGGCCGTCGTGGCACATCTCGTTCATCCCCGGCGCGATGATCGTGGTGCTCGTCACGGGGCTGAACGCGCTCGGCGACGGTATCCGTGACGCGATCGACCCCGAGAGCCAGAGCGACGAGGGTGAGGAGGCCGCCGCAGGGGGTGGTGCCTGA
- a CDS encoding ABC transporter permease → MNKSLYILKRLGLGIPVVLFGLTMSFLIMYLGPLDPVLAILGRDATSADIRQLRIALGYIQPDGTPMPVWRQYGETMLNLFTLEFGQSWIIQRGVPASEVIANRMPATLWLGFWSVVIALVFGIPLGLYAGLRSNTWGDYLASGGGIIWRAMPNFWLAVMIAGSLSAGGALSWYRGLGIETDVIGTPDAVGNLFTMVELFDGVPVLELLFLPIPDLRNMLIAFKWILPAALVLGSASMGNEIRIGRTAVLESINSKYVETAKAKGLSPRRIVVKHVGRNAIVPLLPVIMGEFYLLIGGSVLVESVFSINGLGNLFFRAILGPDIPVVMALVFIFVIIQVLMNILQDVLYTLIDPRITLGETQE, encoded by the coding sequence ATGAACAAGTCACTGTACATCCTGAAACGGCTCGGGCTGGGCATCCCGGTCGTGCTGTTCGGGCTGACGATGTCGTTCCTGATCATGTACCTCGGCCCGCTCGACCCGGTGCTGGCGATCCTCGGCCGTGACGCAACGTCGGCCGACATCCGGCAGCTCCGGATCGCGCTGGGGTACATCCAGCCCGACGGAACGCCCATGCCGGTCTGGCGCCAGTACGGCGAGACCATGCTCAACCTGTTCACGCTCGAGTTCGGCCAGTCCTGGATCATCCAACGCGGCGTGCCCGCGAGCGAGGTCATCGCGAACCGGATGCCTGCGACGCTCTGGCTCGGGTTCTGGTCGGTCGTGATCGCGCTCGTGTTCGGGATCCCGCTCGGCCTCTACGCCGGCCTCCGTTCCAACACCTGGGGCGACTACCTCGCCTCAGGTGGCGGCATCATCTGGCGTGCCATGCCCAACTTCTGGCTCGCCGTGATGATCGCCGGGAGCCTCAGCGCGGGCGGTGCGCTCTCGTGGTACCGGGGACTCGGTATCGAGACCGACGTCATCGGGACGCCCGACGCGGTCGGGAACCTGTTCACGATGGTCGAGCTGTTCGACGGGGTGCCGGTACTGGAGCTGTTGTTCCTCCCGATACCCGACCTCCGGAACATGCTGATCGCGTTCAAGTGGATCCTCCCCGCCGCGCTCGTGCTCGGCTCCGCGTCGATGGGGAACGAGATCCGTATCGGCCGCACGGCGGTGCTTGAGAGCATCAACTCGAAGTACGTGGAGACGGCCAAGGCCAAGGGGCTCTCCCCGCGGCGGATCGTCGTCAAACACGTCGGTCGGAACGCGATCGTCCCGCTGCTCCCCGTCATCATGGGTGAGTTCTACCTGCTCATCGGCGGCTCGGTGCTCGTCGAGAGCGTGTTCAGCATCAACGGGCTCGGAAACCTCTTCTTCCGAGCGATCCTCGGTCCGGACATCCCCGTGGTGATGGCGCTCGTGTTCATCTTCGTGATCATCCAAGTACTGATGAACATCCTTCAGGACGTACTCTACACACTGATCGACCCGCGTATCACGCTGGGGGAAACCCAAGAATGA
- a CDS encoding ABC transporter substrate-binding protein produces MPEESDFDRRKFLQATGAAALTASVAGCTDGGGESPTETDEGGGDGTDTDTGTEGGGGDGEFTGHDSYPYSPGETDVESARQVMEEAGYGPDNRFELDWLQYTSPAWKEMANTIRSRLESAYVDMSISEADFSGLLENAETGDTQAYTLGWIADYPAPQNFLQLVDPENTIYDGEGAAPNGAYLFWTEDSETETAIRDYMTEQFDRIQNNPQQSEEAQQTRDDAAVKMEEGLWESAALVPVYHQVGQSFWYDRLDYSPPGGMGGSRTKENISVEGLEGKDRLDKISATFSALDPIASGNTASGGKIMNMFDAPMNYHNGTTEVRNLIVDDYSVSDDLTEYEFTLKEGIQFHGDYGEVTADDMVYSIRRLVESSNSSNTYFPNSVLNIVRETDEDGNVVPGSTGVEATGDYTFTITLQDSFPFALSVLAYSAFSVVPEGVVGDIEGYEGDMSWEEFSTSNPIGCGPFEFGNWESGNGGEFSADAFDDYHGQEPVIDGIDAAIITDTTASYNYFLNGNADVAGIPTSKYDPNKVSIEETVDGIERGTYGPLENDQTVNMAQSATINTYYVAFNMQEVPKPVREAMAYVINRPQFVESVFKGRGAPAYHLTPTQVFPGGADAYDSHWQGE; encoded by the coding sequence ATGCCCGAAGAAAGTGATTTCGATCGACGCAAGTTCCTCCAGGCAACTGGTGCGGCCGCGCTGACTGCCAGCGTCGCCGGCTGTACCGACGGCGGCGGCGAGTCGCCGACCGAAACCGACGAGGGAGGCGGCGACGGGACCGACACCGACACCGGGACCGAAGGCGGGGGCGGTGACGGGGAGTTCACCGGTCACGACTCCTACCCGTACTCGCCCGGTGAAACCGACGTCGAGAGCGCGCGCCAGGTGATGGAGGAGGCGGGCTACGGGCCGGACAACCGGTTCGAGCTCGACTGGCTCCAGTACACCAGCCCGGCGTGGAAGGAGATGGCTAACACCATCCGTTCCCGCCTCGAGAGCGCCTACGTCGACATGAGCATCTCCGAGGCCGACTTCAGCGGCCTCCTGGAGAACGCCGAGACGGGGGACACCCAGGCGTACACGCTCGGGTGGATCGCCGACTACCCGGCGCCGCAGAACTTCCTCCAGCTGGTCGACCCCGAGAACACCATCTACGACGGTGAGGGGGCGGCGCCCAACGGCGCGTACCTGTTCTGGACGGAGGACTCCGAGACCGAGACGGCCATCCGGGACTACATGACCGAGCAGTTCGACCGGATCCAGAACAACCCGCAGCAGTCCGAAGAGGCCCAGCAGACCCGTGACGACGCCGCCGTCAAGATGGAGGAGGGGCTCTGGGAGTCCGCCGCGCTGGTGCCGGTGTACCACCAGGTGGGCCAGAGCTTCTGGTACGACCGCCTCGACTACAGCCCACCCGGCGGGATGGGCGGCTCGCGTACGAAGGAGAACATCTCGGTCGAGGGGCTCGAAGGGAAGGACCGCCTCGACAAGATCTCGGCGACGTTCAGCGCGCTCGATCCGATCGCCTCGGGGAACACGGCCTCGGGCGGGAAGATCATGAACATGTTCGACGCGCCGATGAACTACCACAACGGGACCACCGAGGTCCGGAACCTCATCGTCGACGACTACAGCGTCAGCGACGACCTCACCGAGTACGAGTTCACGCTCAAGGAGGGGATCCAGTTCCACGGCGACTACGGCGAGGTCACCGCCGACGACATGGTGTACTCGATCCGCCGCCTCGTGGAGTCCTCCAACTCCAGCAACACGTACTTCCCGAACTCGGTGCTCAACATCGTGCGCGAGACCGACGAGGACGGGAACGTGGTCCCCGGCTCGACCGGCGTCGAGGCCACCGGCGACTACACGTTCACGATCACGCTGCAGGACAGCTTCCCGTTCGCGCTGTCCGTGCTCGCCTACTCCGCGTTCTCGGTCGTCCCCGAGGGCGTCGTGGGCGACATCGAGGGGTACGAGGGCGACATGAGCTGGGAGGAGTTCTCCACCAGCAACCCGATCGGCTGTGGGCCGTTCGAGTTCGGCAACTGGGAGTCCGGCAACGGTGGGGAGTTCTCCGCCGACGCGTTCGACGACTACCACGGCCAGGAGCCCGTGATCGACGGCATCGACGCCGCGATCATCACCGACACCACGGCGTCGTACAACTACTTCCTGAACGGGAACGCCGACGTCGCCGGCATCCCGACCTCGAAGTACGACCCGAACAAGGTCAGCATCGAGGAGACGGTCGACGGGATCGAGCGCGGCACCTACGGGCCGCTGGAGAACGACCAGACGGTCAACATGGCCCAGTCCGCCACGATCAACACCTACTACGTGGCGTTCAACATGCAGGAAGTGCCCAAGCCGGTTCGTGAGGCGATGGCGTACGTCATCAACCGGCCGCAGTTCGTCGAGAGCGTGTTCAAGGGCCGCGGTGCGCCGGCGTACCACCTCACGCCGACGCAGGTGTTCCCCGGCGGCGCCGACGCCTACGACAGCCACTGGCAGGGCGAGTAA
- a CDS encoding S1C family serine protease → MDRSRRQFLAAAGAGVAALAGCTAPAGDADAPGEQPFVDLYEDVSPSIVRLRVYDGVGVLGEGSGWLYDDGVLVTNDHVVAGAETVRAEFANGDWAAVELLGNDPYSDLAALSVDPPLDAEPLALLDEQPPVGTRVAAVGAPLGLPGSLTSGVVSGQDRSISSVRNFTISDAVQTDAAVNPGNSGGPLLTLDGDVAGVITQAGAENVGFAISAALTERVVPELIDTGGYEHSYLGVRIRPVTPLLADANDLEEARGVYVSAVPSGSPADGVLQGGSGTTTVEGSPQPTGGDVIVALDGNRIDTTGQLGTYLALETSPGDAVAVTVLRDGERSTVDVTLGTRPDPR, encoded by the coding sequence ATGGATCGTTCCCGTCGTCAGTTTCTCGCCGCCGCGGGCGCCGGGGTCGCCGCGCTCGCGGGCTGTACCGCTCCTGCCGGCGACGCCGATGCGCCGGGCGAGCAGCCGTTCGTCGACCTCTACGAGGACGTCTCGCCGTCGATCGTCAGACTCCGCGTGTACGACGGCGTCGGCGTCCTCGGCGAAGGGTCGGGCTGGCTCTACGACGACGGCGTGCTGGTCACCAACGACCACGTCGTCGCGGGCGCGGAGACGGTCCGGGCGGAGTTCGCGAACGGCGACTGGGCGGCAGTCGAGCTGCTGGGGAACGACCCGTACAGCGACCTCGCGGCGCTCTCGGTCGACCCGCCCCTCGACGCGGAGCCGCTCGCGCTGCTCGACGAACAGCCGCCGGTCGGGACCCGCGTCGCCGCGGTCGGCGCGCCGCTGGGGCTCCCGGGATCGCTCACCTCCGGGGTGGTCTCCGGGCAGGACCGCAGTATCTCCTCGGTCCGGAACTTCACGATCTCCGACGCCGTCCAGACCGACGCCGCGGTCAACCCCGGCAACAGCGGCGGCCCGCTGCTCACGCTCGACGGCGACGTGGCGGGCGTGATCACCCAGGCCGGCGCGGAGAACGTCGGGTTCGCGATCAGCGCTGCGCTCACCGAGCGCGTGGTCCCGGAGCTGATCGACACCGGCGGGTACGAGCACTCCTACCTCGGCGTGCGTATCCGTCCAGTCACGCCGCTGCTGGCGGACGCCAACGACCTCGAGGAGGCCCGCGGCGTCTACGTCTCTGCGGTCCCCAGCGGCAGTCCAGCTGACGGCGTACTGCAGGGCGGGAGCGGCACGACGACCGTCGAGGGGTCGCCCCAGCCGACCGGCGGCGACGTGATCGTCGCGCTCGACGGCAACCGGATCGACACGACCGGGCAGCTCGGCACGTACCTCGCGCTGGAGACCAGCCCCGGCGACGCCGTCGCGGTGACGGTGCTCCGCGACGGCGAGCGCTCGACCGTCGACGTGACGCTCGGGACGCGGCCCGATCCGCGCTGA
- a CDS encoding acyl-CoA thioesterase, whose translation MTETATLAESYTEMTELLLPNDTNNLGRALGGAVLHWMDICGAIAGMRFANKQVVTASMDHVDFISPIDLGEVAVVQAYVFNTGRTSVDVKVDVRAEDPREGEERKTTASFFTFVALDEDGKPTTVPDLACPTEDEAALREEAVEGRKTQFEDLVERMEGE comes from the coding sequence ATGACCGAGACGGCGACGCTCGCGGAGTCGTACACCGAGATGACCGAACTCCTCCTCCCGAACGACACCAACAACCTCGGGCGGGCGCTCGGGGGCGCTGTCCTCCACTGGATGGACATCTGCGGCGCCATCGCGGGGATGCGCTTCGCGAACAAGCAGGTGGTGACGGCGTCGATGGACCACGTCGACTTCATCTCGCCCATCGACCTCGGCGAGGTGGCGGTGGTGCAGGCGTACGTGTTCAACACCGGCCGCACGAGTGTCGACGTGAAAGTCGACGTGCGCGCCGAGGACCCCCGCGAGGGCGAGGAGCGCAAGACGACGGCCTCCTTCTTCACGTTCGTCGCGCTCGACGAGGACGGGAAGCCGACCACGGTGCCCGACCTCGCGTGTCCGACCGAGGACGAGGCGGCGCTGCGCGAGGAGGCCGTCGAGGGACGGAAGACGCAGTTCGAGGATCTGGTCGAGCGGATGGAGGGAGAGTAA
- a CDS encoding bifunctional nuclease family protein codes for MSHVAELTGIATGDTPSGDEVPAALLRARGEYLPVFVTDDQADAIRRGLAGDQFERPLTHDLLVDMVAEFGGAFDRVRIDDLREGTFYAKIDAQRYEDGEPESLTFDARPSDAVAIAVRADCPIEIDDDVLDVAGRSGEELGVDGPESDE; via the coding sequence ATGAGCCACGTCGCCGAACTCACGGGCATCGCGACGGGGGACACACCGTCGGGAGATGAGGTCCCGGCCGCGCTGCTGCGTGCGCGGGGGGAGTACCTCCCGGTCTTCGTCACCGACGATCAGGCCGACGCGATCCGCCGCGGGCTGGCGGGCGACCAGTTCGAGCGGCCGCTGACCCACGACCTGCTGGTCGACATGGTCGCGGAGTTCGGCGGCGCGTTCGACCGCGTACGGATCGACGACCTCCGGGAGGGGACGTTCTACGCCAAGATCGACGCCCAGCGCTACGAGGACGGCGAGCCCGAATCGCTGACGTTCGATGCCCGCCCGAGCGACGCCGTCGCGATCGCGGTGCGGGCGGACTGCCCGATCGAGATCGACGACGACGTGCTCGACGTCGCCGGCCGCAGCGGCGAGGAACTCGGCGTCGACGGCCCCGAGAGCGACGAGTAG
- a CDS encoding DUF555 domain-containing protein produces MDCRVVLEAAVPVYDVATPEAAVGAAISKLGKQLNPDLSYVDIEPRSRRSPRGADLPPATVAAGEGLVALELGMTVYDVESEDHAVRIARSEIGSRLEGIPLERLSCGPVEEEESESADEESAAESEPEDGDEETLLPEFEEMVEQHRE; encoded by the coding sequence ATGGACTGTCGTGTGGTGTTGGAGGCGGCGGTGCCCGTCTACGACGTGGCGACGCCCGAGGCAGCGGTGGGGGCGGCGATCTCGAAGCTAGGGAAACAGCTCAACCCCGATCTCTCCTACGTGGATATCGAGCCTCGCAGCCGTCGGTCGCCCCGCGGCGCCGACCTCCCGCCGGCGACCGTCGCCGCCGGTGAGGGGCTGGTCGCGCTGGAGCTCGGGATGACGGTGTACGACGTCGAGAGCGAGGACCACGCCGTCCGGATCGCGCGCTCGGAGATCGGCAGTCGGCTGGAGGGGATCCCGCTCGAACGCCTCTCCTGTGGGCCGGTCGAGGAGGAGGAGAGCGAGTCGGCGGACGAGGAGTCGGCGGCGGAATCCGAGCCCGAGGACGGGGACGAGGAGACGCTGCTCCCCGAGTTCGAGGAGATGGTCGAACAGCATCGGGAGTAG
- a CDS encoding UPF0058 family protein, with product MKKQELIHLHGLLSEVRSEYEGEEEPDLDLSGYEEFGVQPTSIHRSKTDHKRAVFELVDGLTDSLDEPETVPAAAD from the coding sequence ATGAAGAAACAGGAGCTCATCCACCTCCACGGTCTTCTGTCGGAGGTACGGTCCGAGTACGAGGGCGAGGAGGAGCCGGACCTCGACCTGAGCGGGTACGAGGAGTTCGGGGTCCAGCCGACGTCGATCCACCGCTCGAAAACCGATCACAAGCGCGCCGTCTTCGAACTGGTCGACGGGCTGACCGACTCCCTCGACGAGCCGGAGACGGTCCCCGCGGCGGCCGACTGA
- the cdd gene encoding cytidine deaminase: METTDPASLIERAREALDAAYVPYSEYRVGAAVLTDDGEVFTGCNIENANYSNALHAEEVAVGAAVRAGHRSIAAVAVTSAARDGVTPCGMCRQTLAEFGDEDVPVYCDTGDGEWTEYSLGELIPDTITPGTLGIDPDAEE; this comes from the coding sequence ATGGAGACTACCGATCCGGCGTCGTTGATCGAACGGGCCCGTGAGGCTCTCGACGCCGCGTACGTCCCCTACTCGGAGTACCGCGTCGGCGCCGCCGTGTTGACCGACGACGGCGAGGTGTTCACCGGCTGCAACATCGAGAACGCCAACTACAGCAACGCGCTGCACGCCGAGGAGGTCGCGGTCGGCGCGGCGGTCCGGGCGGGCCACCGCTCGATCGCGGCGGTCGCGGTCACCTCCGCGGCGCGGGACGGCGTCACCCCCTGCGGGATGTGCCGCCAGACGCTCGCGGAGTTCGGCGACGAGGACGTGCCGGTGTACTGCGACACCGGCGACGGCGAGTGGACCGAGTACTCGCTGGGCGAACTCATCCCCGACACGATCACCCCCGGGACCCTCGGGATCGACCCCGACGCCGAGGAGTGA
- a CDS encoding GNAT family N-acetyltransferase, with amino-acid sequence MYVRDARNRDEAWLLDRIEEMGLDSAAFRSRDYVIAVDERTNERAGFGRYRIHKTDEGEVCELTGIGVVDGWRGQGVGAHVVERLIDLAADNEFETVYSITDSDDYLRQFGFGTVDAEDRPPVIEDRLEQKREEVDEDVTAVALDTDAFEMPAELRERFKNAEKGGVEAEEPEESAEDFGIDEEEATYKYDTG; translated from the coding sequence ATGTACGTCCGCGACGCACGAAACCGGGACGAGGCGTGGTTGCTCGACCGGATCGAGGAGATGGGGCTCGACAGCGCCGCCTTCCGCTCGCGGGACTACGTGATCGCGGTCGACGAGCGCACGAACGAGCGCGCGGGCTTCGGCCGCTACCGGATCCACAAGACCGACGAGGGGGAGGTCTGTGAGCTCACCGGGATCGGCGTCGTCGACGGCTGGCGCGGGCAGGGAGTCGGGGCTCACGTCGTCGAGCGGCTGATCGACCTCGCGGCCGACAACGAGTTCGAGACGGTGTACTCGATCACCGACAGCGACGACTACCTCCGGCAGTTCGGCTTCGGGACCGTCGACGCCGAGGATCGTCCGCCAGTGATCGAGGACCGCCTCGAACAGAAGCGGGAGGAGGTCGACGAGGACGTGACCGCCGTCGCGCTCGACACTGACGCCTTCGAGATGCCCGCCGAGCTCCGCGAACGGTTCAAGAACGCCGAGAAAGGCGGCGTCGAGGCCGAGGAGCCCGAGGAGAGCGCCGAGGACTTCGGCATCGACGAGGAGGAGGCGACGTACAAGTACGACACCGGGTAA